Genomic window (Alnus glutinosa chromosome 9, dhAlnGlut1.1, whole genome shotgun sequence):
ttttggggagCTATAGGTGCCTTGTTACACTATTGCGTGATTATGCTGCTGTATATGTTCTGCTACTATTTGGTTAGTACTGTGCTTTTGTTCTATGGAGTAGGCTGGTGGTCAGGTCTGAATTTTGTTACTGTTTTTGGTGTAGGACGTAGCTATCAAGCAACTTGACCGTAATGGATGCCAAGGAATCAGGGAATTTGTTGTTGAAGTTATTACATTAAGTCTTGCTGACCACCCAAATCTTGTGAAATTGATTGGTTTTTGTGCCGAGGGAGATCAGAGGCTATTGGTTTATGAGTACATGTCATTCGGATCTTTGGAAGACCATTTGCATGGTACTTAATTTTCTCAATACATGATCTCTTTCTATTCCCATCTTGATTCTGGCGTCATCATTTCCAACTTTCCAACTTCTTGGACCATCTCTACGaattttgctttgttttcttttttgtttaaccCATGACTTTTGATGGCAGATCTTCCACCTAATAGGATAGTACTTGATTGGAATACAAGAATGAAAATAGCAGCTGGTGCAGCGAGGGGCTTGGAGTATTTGCATGACAAGATGAAACCCCCTGTTATATACCGTGATTTGAAATGCTCAAACATTTTGCTTGGTGAGGGGTATCATCCAAAGTTATCTGATTTTGGATTGGCCAAAGTAGGTCCCATGGGGGATCAGACACATGTTTCCACAAGGGTTATGGGCACATATGGGTACTGTGCACCAGATTATGCAATGACGGGCCAGCTGACGTTTAAATCAGATATTTACAGCTTTGGGGTTGTTCTTTTGGAGCTCATCACAGGGAGGAAAGCAATTGATAATACTAAAACTGCTAGGGAGCAAAACCTGGTTGCATGGGTAAGATAAAGTTGTTATTTCACTATTTCCTGCTGATATTAGTGTCGGTTCAATTGCATTAGTTGTGGTCGTTGTCCTTGTTGATATATTTTGTGGTAAGCGATATTTGTTCACATGTAGAGCATCAGTTCAATCTTAACAGTTGATTTGGTGGG
Coding sequences:
- the LOC133877347 gene encoding probable serine/threonine-protein kinase PBL5 isoform X2 is translated as MDEVSKDRKNGGNRAQTLTFDELADATDNFRSDCFLGEGGFGKVYKGHLAKINQDVAIKQLDRNGCQGIREFVVEVITLSLADHPNLVKLIGFCAEGDQRLLVYEYMSFGSLEDHLHDLPPNRIVLDWNTRMKIAAGAARGLEYLHDKMKPPVIYRDLKCSNILLGEGYHPKLSDFGLAKVGPMGDQTHVSTRVMGTYGYCAPDYAMTGQLTFKSDIYSFGVVLLELITGRKAIDNTKTAREQNLVAWARPLFKDRTKFSQMVDPQLQGQYPVRGLYQALAIAAMCVQEQPNVRPVIADVVTALNYLVSQKYEPQIHPVQNPRRSPSCPQVRRDNDRRQIAGNGAEREAHWED